Proteins encoded in a region of the Nicotiana tomentosiformis chromosome 9, ASM39032v3, whole genome shotgun sequence genome:
- the LOC104121423 gene encoding ethylene receptor 2-like, translating into MLKRVALWLLILSFLVSLSIANGSVIECNCDDDDDEVFWSVERILFCQRLSDFFIAVAYFSIPIEIVYFVSCSNFPFKWVLFQFGAFIILCGLTHFLSFLTYFGQYTFHLVLALLVSKLLTAVVSMLTAITLITLIPLLLKVKVREFMLKKKTRDLGREVGIIKKQKEAGMHVRMLTQEIRKSLDRHTILYTTLVELSKILDLQNCAIWMPNENRTEMNLMNLSHELRGRNISSMYNMPIQTSDPDVKEIKGSDVVKILDPGSPLAAASSGGSCEPGTVAAIRMPTLKVSNFKGGTPEIVPQCYAILVLVLPSGKDRSWSNQEIEIVRAAADQVAVALSHAAVLEESQHMRDRLMEQNRTLQQAREDALRASQARNAFQTVMSHRLRRPIHSISGLLSVLQDEKLGTDQQLLVDAMMKTSNVVSTLMDDVMDTSKKDKVRFPLEMRHFQLHSMIREAACLAKCLCTYRGYNIGIEVDKSLPNHVMGDERRVFQVLLHMVGNLLKGNNGGHLIFRVLPASENDVSWKTRRSNSSTDNVYIRFEILASINRSKAERIISTLPHCTQMYCNNEVEESLSFAVCRRLVHLMQGDICVVLNPEGFDQCMAVIVGFRRQPSIPISIPEYGESSDPSHTRSLLHGVKVLLADYDDMNRGVARKMLEKLGCIVSVVSSGYECLGAIGPAVSSFQIILLDLHLPDVDGFEVTIRIRKHRSRSWPLIIGLAATADEDVSGRCLQIGMNGTIRKPVLLPGLADELQRVLLRASRVMS; encoded by the exons ATGTTGAAAAGAGTAGCgttgtggttgttgattttaTCGTTCCTTGTTTCCTTATCGATTGCTAATGGTAGCGTTATTGAGTGTAattgtgatgatgatgacgatgaggtATTTTGGAGCGTCGAGAGAATTTTATTTTGCCAAAGACTCAGTGATTTCTTTATTGCAGTAGCCTATTTTTCCATTCCGATTGAGATAGTTTACTTTGTCAGCTGTTCTAACTTTCCCTTTAAATGGGTGCTCTTTCAATTCGGAGCATTCATTATACTCTGTGGATTAACTCATTTCCTCAGTTTCTTGACTTATTTTGGCCAATACACATTTCACCTTGTGCTTGCCCTTCTTGTTTCCAAACTCCTTACCGCAGTCGTCTCTATGCTCACTGCTATAACCCTTATCACCCTCATCCCTTTGCTGCTTAAAGTCAAGGTAAGGGAATTTATGCTGAAAAAGAAGACTCGGGATCTTGGTCGAGAAGTTGGAATAATAAAGAAGCAAAAGGAAGCTGGAATGCATGTTCGGATGCTTACACAAGAGATCCGGAAATCACTTGATCGACATACAATACTATACACAACTCTGGTTGAGCTATCGAAGATATTGGATTTGCAGAATTGTGCTATTTGGATGCCTAATGAGAACAGAACTGAGATGAATCTGATGAATCTGAGTCATGAGCTTAGAGGGAGGAATATTTCCAGTATGTATAATATGCCGATCCAAACCAGCGATCCAGATGTAAAAGAGATCAAGGGGAGCGATGTTGTAAAGATACTTGACCCGGGCTCCCCACTTGCTGCTGCAAGTAGTGGAGGGAGTTGTGAGCCGGGAACTGTGGCTGCAATTAGGATGCCAACGCTGAAGGTCTCGAATTTCAAAGGTGGAACGCCTGAGATTGTCCCGCAATGTTATGCAATCCTTGTTTTGGTTCTTCCTAGCGGAAAGGATAGGTCTTGGAGTAACCAGGAAATTGAGATAGTCAGGGCTGCAGCCGATCAGGTTGCCGTGGCTCTGTCCCATGCTGCAGTGCTTGAAGAATCTCAGCATATGAGAGACAGATTGATGGAACAGAATCGAACGCTGCAACAAGCAAGAGAGGATGCTCTTAGGGCAAGTCAAGCAAGGAATGCATTTCAGACGGTTATGAGCCATAGGTTGAGAAGACCGATACACTCAATTTCAGGTCTGCTCTCCGTGTTGCAGGATGAGAAGTTAGGTACTGATCAACAGCTTCTTGTGGATGCTATGATGAAAACCAGCAACGTCGTGTCCACACTGATGGATGATGTGATGGATACTTCAAAAAAGGACAAGGTAAGATTCCCATTGGAGATGCGGCATTTTCAGCTACATTCCATGATAAGAGAAGCCGCTTGTCTTGCCAAGTGTTTGTGTACATATAGGGGTTATAATATAGGCATTGAAGTTGACAAATCTTTGCCTAATCATGTTATGGGTGATGAAAGAAGAGTGTTTCAAGTTTTACTTCATATGGTAGGAAATCTTTTGAAGGGAAACAATGGAGGGCATCTTATCTTCAGAGTTCTACCAGCAAGTGAAAATGATGTAAGTTGGAAAACAAGGAGATCAAACTCATCTACTGACAATGTTTATATCAGGTTCGAAATTTTAGCTAGCATTAATCGATCTAAGGCAGAGCGCATAATATCCACATTACCTCATTGCACTCAAATGTACTGCAACAACGAGGTTGAGGAGAGTTTGAGCTTTGCCGTTTGCAGGAGGTTGGTTCAT TTGATGCAAGGAGATATCTGTGTAGTCCTAAATCCAGAAGGTTTTGATCAATGCATGGCTGTTATTGTTGGGTTTCGAAGGCAGCCATCAATTCCTATAAGCATACCTGAATATGGGGAATCCTCTGACCCTTCACATACACGTTCTCTTCTCCACGGTGTAAAAGTTCTATTAGCTGACTATGATGACATGAATAGAGGTGTAGCGAGGAAGATGCTCGAGAAATTGGGATGCATTGTTTCTGTTGTTTCGTCTGGATATGAATGCCTCGGTGCTATCGGCCCTGCTGTATCCTCGTTCCAAATTATACTTTTGGATCTTCACTTGCCTGATGTAGATGGCTTTGAAGTTACTATCAGGATCCGAAAGCATCGAAGCAGGAGCTGGCCTTTGATCATTGGTTTAGCTGCAACTGCTGATGAAGATGTAAGTGGAAGATGCCTGCAGATCGGAATGAATGGAACTATCCGTAAACCAGTACTCTTACCAGGACTCGCTGATGAGCTTCAGAGGGTCCTGCTGCGGGCAAGCAGAGTAATGTCGTGA